TTATTATATTTTTGGCTATTTTTGTTCTGGTAGAAATAGATAAGCATATCCATTCTAAACTGAACTTGGCACAAGGAAATTCTTTTCATTAAAGAAAAGTTTCTGCTATATCAGAGGTCTACTTAATTTTTATCTGTTAGTGGTAGTATTTTAAATGTAACCAgttcataatcaacaacaacttcTAATATGCATTCTTTGTAAGGTGTTCACAATATCTTGCATAGCCAGTTGAACCGGTACTGTTCCTTTGCTCTGTGTATCATCACATTTGAGAAATTTTCCCGTTTGATGTGATGGTGTTACCTTATTGGTAGGACGACAGGGATTGTGATTTGCAAGGAGAGACCGAGACATGAGGAGAGTTGGGTAGAAGAAGGGAAAGGGAGGACATGCCATGATCTGCAAGGTAACAATTTTTTGTAGTCGGACGATTTGTGACATTTATTCTTTTGCAACATGCTGATTTTCAATAATAACTAGGTATTTTTCGCCTGAATGTATTGATTTGTCCCATCATTTGAAAATATTAGTTAAACTAGATGGTGTTGGATGTTGATTGAGTACTAGATATAATTCGCTGTGATTCACTCGATCAATGCTTTGCCCCATAGTATGTTGAGGCTACATTTTCATTTAATATTCTCACTTACACAGTTTGCTAAAATCAAATAAAGAATTTCCATCATCCTGGACTGCATCATTGAATTGGAGCTTATATGATGTAGCCTTTTCAGATGATTTTGATTTTTCCCATGTTAGATTTCGGATTTATGTTACCCGATCACAATTTGATTATTCGACCATACTTCCACTTTTTTACTTAACTGATTGGTCAAGGTATTTACCTTTATGAATCAAATTAGTTACTAAGATGGATACATCCTTTAGGTGTCATACCATAGTTGAAAAGGTGCATATATTCAGAAAACAAATAATAAAAATGGTACACATACAGGACCATGATTTGTGGTATATAAATATCAATTTTAGAAAGCGTTCATGGAACAAAGAAGCAAAGGATATTAGTGCAGTAGAGCTGATCATGCCATTTAAAAACCAAATCGTGGCTCTTTTGGTCCATTTAGTTGATGATGGGGGCTCCACTAATCTGTAGTTGATTTGTATAGTCTGCTGATTTGGCACAGCAAAGAGAAATGCTTTATTATTTATTGTTTTTTCCACTCGGTATTACATTTTTATCCATCATCCACTCTAGCTATGATTACAATACCATGGAGACTGATGATGAACATGCATGTGGACCCCTCTTTGTACCTATGCAACAACGTAGGCTTCCTTAGCTTAGATAAAGGAGTATCTCTTTGTACCCTTCCATATTATTTTTCGCTTTCTTCGACTACTATTTTTAACATGCCGTCCATTGTTATGTTTGTTTTCAAGAAGGAAGACTTTTGTTGCCGCTCCTTTTCCCTGCCCACGCTGCAGCAAATCGAAAAGAACGCAGGCTGATCATTGATTCAAACCGTTCTAGGTTTAAAGGTGGTGTTACCATCGCTTCCTAGCACATTGATTTTCATTCTTCTTGAGATTTTCTGATTAATTGTATTTATCTTCCTTTCTCTCCAGGTCATGTTTTACATGTTACGGTGTCTTCGGTTCGTAACGGTGAAGCCAATGAATATGCAGTTGAGCTGGTTGATCACATATTTGGCAAGGATACACCAGTTGTCCCAGAAATAGCTGTTGAACATCTGCCTATGCTAAGTGATAAAAAAGTGAGTAATTCTTCACTGATCACTTTTGCATCTATTTAACATGACTTGACAAAAGATATACATGCAGATATGGGACAAACCCCGTGGAAGACGCGACCGATGTAGATGGAAAGAAAAACATCACTTGATTCCCCGTTAGGTGAGTTTTAGCTTTTCATGTGAAAATGATGTCAAGTCTGTGTTGCTTACCATCTGGTTGGACCTAACATTGATTGTTACGTGATTTGTTTTTCAGGAGAGTTGCCTAATAGGTGGCATAGGTCACCAATAGCTGTTTTCTTCCTGTTATCTACGTACCGTGGGATCTTAGAGTTATCTTCCTCTCTTTTGATGGTATTGTGCATATGAATCAGGCGTTCAATACAATGGTTATCTTCTGCATCTCTTCTGGGTGGTGGCCACCCTACCGTAGCCTTCGTTGTGTAGGAGTGCTTTTGCTTCATGCTATTACCACTTCCTTAGTTATGTGAGAGACTTCTGCTCTGCGCTCCGCTCTCATTTTTAGTTCTTTGTAGTTTGTACTACCTCTCATACTATGTTTGGGGAAAAGACTTTGTAGGTGTACTTAAAATTTATAAGAAATGGATTATTATATTGACAGCTATTTTTATCACCATTATATACGAAATAGATATTGGTACGAGTTTCACGGGATCatacgccaaggcgcacatctaaatctagtacaGTGAATCAATACTCGCAGCaccaaataaaagaaaatgaaagcCAGCCAGTCAAAGGAGGCATTTATGACCCTggtctcttcctcttcttccatcCCCAATCCATCACTTCACCTCTCCACGCTTCTAGCCAGCCAGCCATGACCTTGGCCGGATGAACCCACAACCACTTTGCAGATCCTCTCGCGCCCATCGCACCATCGTACTCCCCATGCCACGACCTTTCCATCGATCCATCTCTCGGGCACATGCATTGAGGTTGTCCGTTCTCCGTTCCAGGGCTCACTGCTAGCCAGGACGCGAGGGCGAGGAGAGTAGTGTCGATGAGCGGTGGACCGGACGCCGCCTCGCTGGAGGTTCCCTCCGAGGATGGCGGGAGCGGCGAGTGGCACCGCATTTTCAACCGGGTTGAGGCGCTGCTGCCGCGGGTCGAGGAGCTCGCCGCGGACCGTGCTCGCCTGGAGGAAACCAGCAGGACCCAGCAAGAACTGTCGGCAGCACGCGAGAACAGCCTCCATGCccgcctcctccaggtgatcccCTGAATCGCGAGTCCTGTTAGTGTTTTTATTTGTTGGGATTGTTCGCGCCTGATGCTAATGCTGGTTATTTTGTTCGCGCCTGATGCTAATGCTAATGCTGGTTATTTTTAGGCGAAGGCGAGCAGGTGGAGGTGGAAGACGGCCTACATTGAGCTGCCTCTCTTGGCGAATCCCAAGATCATCGGTAAGAATATGCCGCTGTGCCCTTGTTTATCGGTCCTGCTAAAATGCAATCTCACTTTCTTGGTGCTAATCTCACATATTTTTCCCGACGATTTTTGTTTCCAGATTTTTTGATCTAATTTTGGACGATTTTGCTTTTTTTGTGGAGAAAACTTGGCACCACTGTTTTTTTCCTTCTTTTGGATCGATCACTAATTCACTATATGGACATAATCTTTATGATGTTATGTTGCTACTTATATCACTCCCTTGTGTGTTCACTTTAGAACTCAAAGAGAATGATTTGGAGGATTCCAGGAAATGTGAAGCTCTTGTTGACGTCGATGACTCAGGACCAGAGGTACTTGCATAAACATCAGTTGCAGAGCTCAAAAACATTCAGTCAAGCTTGTGTATTTCATTGATTTTCTTACTCGCCGTTGCCTATTTTTAATAATGCTAGATACCACTCAAGGGAGCTAAAAGGCATTTAGAGCGCAGTGAAACAAATGTGAGTTATGAGGATATTGTCAGAGATTTAAGAGCTGAGCTAACAAAGTTAAAGCAAGCTTATGAGACCCTGAGCACAAACAAGGATAAGGAAACTTCTGAATCAGCACACAAGCTTCAGCGGAACATAGAGGAGATGTTTGATGATGCAGAAAACAAGGTACTGATTCATTCTTTAGGGTAGGCTACTGAAAATGCATTCCTTTGCTAAGAAGAGATGATATCGAAAAACACAAAGAAGGGAAACCCTCAAGCCTGAATTGAAAATGCAATTCTTATCAAACGTATTGTTTGCAATAATATGTCCAGCTCATAGTACATGCTTATCATTCCGTGCTAATATATTTCTCTAGTGGCCTGCTTTGGGCATGGTGCATCCTTAACAGACCCTCTCTTGCTATACATGCATATATAGTTGATGGACACTGTCATGTTTATATGTAAACCTGATTGATAATTTCTATCACTGATAAAATGCGATGTTCAACCAAATTCACTATTTTCAGTGTAGGTGATTGCATTTGACATTTTGCCATTGGCTGTTTTACTGATATGAATGGTATATAATCTAATATTCCTTAGACCAAGAGTCACATTTTCTTATGTGATGtatcttattttattttatttttctcaaAAGGTATGAAACATGTCTTTCACTGAAAAAATGGACAAATAATAAAGTGATGAATCACATTTCCGTTTTATAATGTGTGATACTCCTTCACACATTATATGACTATTCAAAAATGCAGGAGGGGTACCAGTGAGATGCATATTGAACAGCCTACGGTGTGTTTCCTTTTCACGTGCACTTGTCACTCCCTCCTACATAATTTCTGATGCATCACAGATCTAGCACACCTGTGTTGCTAATATTCTCAGGATTTAGTTAATTATGTTAGTTACTGTCTTTTCTGCTAGACAATTTTGAGTGCCATCTTTTCTAAAAACAGAGTAGATCTAAATGATCATATTCATCATAAgatattcttggtttgttttctcTGTTTTTCCATCGGAGTGGATCCAACAGTATTGACACACACACTAACCAATTATTGTACGCGCAAATTTGTTTTCGTAATCAGATTTCTATGATTCTAACAACTGATTTTTTCCGCTCCCTGAATTAATTTCTGGCCAGGGACTCATCTAATTTACAATTTGTTGACTTGTCGACACTTTACTGGCCAACGATTAATTTGATGGATGATATTTGAAAACAGCTGTTGGTCCCAGCCTTTAGTAGAGTCCACAGTACGTATCATGGGTGATCTAGAATGTATTTGTTAGGTAGCATTTCGATTTTTTTTTGTTAGGTAGCAATATTGGTTTGTCTATTTACCATCCCTGAATTAATTTCAAAGATATGCATCATGTAAGGGGCTGATCTTATACCATTTCTGTATCCCATGACTGGTTAGATGGAGAGTATCAATATATCAGAGTTGTCCATGTTTATCTGTATCtgaaagaagaaaataactaATATGTACATCTAAGAAGGAACGACAACATAGCTAGCTCAATGATGGTACTGATATTCATTTATCACATTCATTCTTATGCCATGGGCAGTGTAAACATTCCTAGTCAATCTGATCTGAACAAGATGTatttccatatgcaataccaacTGTCTCGGCTAACATGAAGGTTTCTGTTCTTGGTTCTACTTTCTGTTGAAGTTGTTACTGTTCTTTTCATTTACCATTTCCTGGCATTAATGAAAGGCTTTTGTGTAAGATGCTGATGTTTTGCGCACCCGTTTCGCCAGATGTGGATCTTTGTCAAGATCTGTGATAGCAAGACCGTCACTCTGGAGGTCGTGGATTCAGAtacgatctatagcatcaaggctAAGATTCAAGACAAGGAGGGCATACCTTCATGCCAGCAGAGGCTCATGTTTGATGATCAGCTATTGGTGGGCAGCTGCACCCTGAAGGACCACAACATCCAGAACGAGGCCACCCTCACCCTTCACCTTGTCCTCCAAGGGATGCATATCTTTGTCAAGCCGATCGTTGGCAAGATCATGACCTTTGAGGTTGATAGAGCAGATATCGTGTACAGTATAAAGGCGAAGATTTTCGATGAGACGGGCATTCCCCCAGTTGTGCAGCTCCTCACCTTTAATCGGAAGGTGCCGAAGGAAGACCGCACCTTGGCCTATTATGGCATACAAAGCGACTCTACCCTTCATCTTGACTTCCGCACCCCGCTTAGAGATAGGATAGGCATCTCGATCAGGACGCTTACTGGGAAGATCATCGTTCAACGGAATGGTATGCGCTCAGAGACCATTGGCAACATGAAGGTGAAGAACTATGTCGAGTTGGGCATTCCCATGGACCAGCAGTGCCTTTCCACAGGCGGAAAGCCGCTTGAGGACGGCTGCACTGCGGAGGAGGCGAAGAATTGTTGTTCTTGTGATCTCCTTCTGCAACTCCGTCTTCCTAGTGGTCagcgagatgaatgaagtgatcttGGCTGTGTCTTTTCGTCCCGAATGTAGTGTAGAGATGGAAGTTGGTCTTCCACTTTTGCTGATCTTAGAGAGAGCTCAGAATAGGTAGGGATTGAAACTGAAGAGCTGGTTTGTTATCATGCATGGGGCTTATTTTGGGGTAATGCAGGTTGTAAGATTGATGAACAAAAGCCCTGTTTCTGGGATGGCGACTGTCATCGACAGACCCTTGTCCTTGTGGCTTTGTTGGGTACTTGTATTAACACTTGGGGTAATGCCAGGTAGTACCTGATATCTTAGCACTTTAACAACTGTGACGTGTATGGCGTTATTACCTTGAGATGTTTTCAGCTGTAATTCTATCTTTTGATCCGAACAACGGATCCTATTCTGACGGGGTCGTGAACTGAAGCCAGCATTCAGCTCTGTCGTTATTCGGTTCAGAGTCTCTGCCATTTTGACCTACTTGATTACGACACAAGTAGATTGTTGATCGTGCATATGACATGAATTAAGATGGCCACTAGTTTGACCCCTCTTTGCTGATGACCACAACATTCAGGAGGGGGACATACTTGACATTGTCCTCAGAGgcatgcatatcttacatggtgTATGGCAAGACTCTATTGAGGTCGAGAGCTCAGACACAATTCACGTGGATACAGTATACCCCCAGCTGGGCAGCGGCTACTCTTTGGTGGCAAGCTGCTGGACGACGGCTGCAGCTTGGCTGACTACAACATCCAAAATTGTCTGGCCCGAGTGTGCTGTCTTTCTTTTCTGCAGCTTATTCTCTTACATCTGGCCTTGTATGATCAGTCAGTCTTTCGAAACTAAAATCAATTGTGGAAATGGGTTGCAATCTATACTTGCGTGTCATGTTCTGCTGATGTTAAGTTCATGCGCATCTAATCTTCGGCCCAATGAAAGCCGAGCTGCTGGAAAttttgtcaaaaaggaccacctgttaagtttcatgcactagccacttgaaccaaaagtccgaactgatggaaagggctaggcaatccacgtatacacttcacaacacctccactcgcgtgtgacgggagaagagaaagtcaacacgtgaaacaagaagagcacaccgaaacagcggtggctatAGAGGGGGGAAACAACAATTTTTagacttaattgcgaaaaccatgtgaaagccaggatttgaacttgagacctggggctctgataccatgttaagcttcatgcactagccaacgcaaccaaaagtccgaactgatggaaagggctaggcaatccacttatatatctcaacaatatatatctcaacacccctcctcacgtgtgaccgggagaagagaagaggaggtCAACACGTGGAAAGCAGAATGGCACACGTATGAATGATCGTATACGCGGCGGACATAGGGGTGGGTAAATATTGCGAgaaccaggactcgaactcgagaccctgggctctgataccatgttaaacttcatgcactagccacttgaaccaaaagtccgaactgatggaaagggctaggcaatccacttatatatcTCAACAATATATATCTCAATGTCAAAAAAGATATATACTTCACAACACCACCTACCCCACTGAAATGTCAAAAAAGACCACCTGTGAATGGAAATGGAATTGTCAAAAGTGCTGTGGCGGCAGCACGGCCAGCCGACGCGTGGCGCCTGCCGCCGTCAGGCGTGGCGGCACGTCGGCCTCCCTCAGCCGGCCATCAACGGGGCGTCGCGGACGTTGCCCTGCCGCCCTAGCCGGTGGCGGCACGTTGACGTGGCAGGCCTGCCGCCACCATCGGTGGTGGCATGTGCTGCTGGCCGACAGACTTTGACCACGCTGACGGCGCTGATTTCGATGCTGACGGCGCTGATTCCCACGCAGACTGTCTCAGATTCGCCCAGTCTGTGATTCTGAGGCTATTTGGTCCGGTTTGAGTCTATTTAGCACTAGTTTTTGCACTTTCAGCTATGTCAGAGACTTGTCAACCTGAGAATATGCAGGAAGAATACTATCTCGGAACTTCTAGTCAACCTGAGAATCAAGGGATATTTAATGAATTCTTTGGAGCTGACATTATAAGCAGTTTAATTCCTCCGACGACACAATCTCAACACGTATTACAAACTCCACCACAGAACTATGAGGCCCACACAGATGAGGAGAACGAACAGTACGGTCGAGGTTTGCGCCAACATCGTATACCGCATCCTTGGTCGCCTTCTGGTGCTAAGCAgagaccaccacgccgtcgtcaaCATATTACTATTATTTCTATCTATGTATGACCTATGTATGAGACATATTTCTATAATTTCGAATAATTATTCAACCAGTACTTCAAAATAAGATACATGAACATGCAAAAATACAACATAAAATTAAGTTACTATCTGATGAAATAAATATGGAAACATAACTTAAATTAAAATACGGCTAATCACTACTACagaatttaagatacaacgacaAAGGAAAACATAAATTAACATACGTAGTTACTACAACAGATAACTCTATTTGCCCTGCGTCCAGCGTGGCCATTTTCCAGTCTTGTCGCCGCATTCTTCTGCTGCCTGCGTCTCAGCAACCCTTTCTcttaatctcttcctttccgcttcACGGGCCTCCCTGCGCACCTCTTCCTCCGCATACCTACGTGCAACCTCATCATCCATCCGCTTCTGATTTACCTCGTGATTTCGAGGTTGCTCTGCCCTTAATTTTTGTATCTGACTCTCTCTTTCTGCTTTATCATTAGAAATAGCCTTTTCGAAACGCTCCTCCTCATGGAACCTTGCCCATGCACGCCTCTGTTTTTCCTCCACCACACGGGGcgcccaatccggctgctcctggtctatccagtgaaaccagTTGCAAAGGGGTGGGGGAGACTGCAACAACAATAAGACGGTTAATAAATGAAAATTAATGACATACAAATATGATTTTTAATCATGCTGTTACAACATACCGCAGGTCTCGAGGACGATGAACTTGTATGTGCGGGTGGATCATGATTGTAGTATgcgcacatgaaatatttcatgcTGAACTTATCCGAAAAATCCACCACCTCCTTCACCTTCGCAAGGCGGCCGCACCAACACCTCTCTGCTCTAACCCCCGGCGGTAAAGTTGCATTCTTTCCCTTCATCGGTCTAAAATCCTGGTCtgagcaaggcacactcatgcTGGCTAAGGTATGAGCACTTGTGTACCAAATAATATCGGCGACGCCGGCTTTTATAGCGAACTGAGCGAGAGCATTAGGCGGGAAAATTAAGCGGGAACATGCCTCAATCAGTGCAATCAGTTAAAAAGCACTATGCCACCACCGGTGGTGGCGACAGGCCTGCCACGTCGACGTGCCGCCACCGGCTAGGGCGGCAGGGCGACGTCCGCGACGCTCCGTTGACGGCCGTCTGAGGGAGGCCGACGTGCCGCCACGCCTGATGGCGGCAGGCCCTGCCGCCACCGGCTGCAGCGGCAGGCGCCTCGCGTCGGCTGGCCGTGCTGCCGCCACGGCACTTTTGACAATTTCATtcagaggtggtcctttttgacatTTCAGTGaggcaggtggtcctttttgacaaaaTTTCGAGCTGCTGGAGAAGACAAAATGGGCCAACACTGAATGATAAACTCAGGCCAATCAAGCGATGCCACAATTCTCGGAGATGAAGTTAGCCTGTGGTGGCATGGTGAAACTGATCAGCAAACAGCACATTTCGGAGCAATAGCGGTGTGTTTATGTGGTCCTGGGTTCTCCTTAGTATTGTTTGAACTGCAAAAGTAATGTTTTTTCACGTTACGGTGCTAATGCATCTACTCTTTTTCTGGATGCTGTCCATATGAGAAACTGGCAGAGTGGCAGTATAAACTACTAGTAGTTATTGAGCTAAGTTGCCATGCACTGTTCCAGACATCCAGTACACAAAAATTACTCTAGGACGTGGAAAGTCATTCTGTATGCTTGAATACTAAACCAAGGTTCCTTTTCCCTTAAGTTTCATTAAAAAACGAAATCCTAGTGATTACCGATATATTTAGATATCAGAGAAACCAGTCACAATTCATGTACTCAAGCCAAATTGGAGAATGTTTACTTTGAGTGTTGTTTaacttcattttttttttgactcGATTCAATAGAATTTCTGATAAACTTTTCACTTTGGCCAACCAATAATTCAAATGAAAGAGGTCTAGCAGAAGCGGAAATTCCTTATGAATGCTCACTGCTCAGCTTAACCAGATGCTCTGACCAAAATGTTCAACATATATCAAACCCAATTGTGGTGGTACCCCAATTGAATTCAGTTTTTCTCTGACCAAAATGCTCAACACCCGATTTTGGATCTAGTAAAATATCTCAAACCTGAAACTATGGGTGCGTTTGGTTCTAGCCCCAGTGCACCCTACCAATTTTCGCCTTACCAATTTTTTGGCGCTGGATTTGCCCGCCCTCACTTCGCCTAAGTTAGCAAAAAAGTGAACTGACATACACAGAGCGGAGCGGGCTAGCCAATATTTTGGAGCTCAACCAAGGAGCAGCCCAGGGTCACGGGACGTACCAATTATTTGGTTAGGCTAGCTCTGGCTACAAACCAAACCTACCCTATAGTTCTTCAAGACTTCAACCAAGCAGAAACCACAGATGCTTGGGTGGCTGGAGCCTGGAGCATGACTTAGATGATCAGCAGACAGCGAGTAGCAACTTTCACGTAATCATCATCCGAACTGGAACAGATGTGATTACTAACATTCACTTGTGTAAATGGAACAATGCATGTCAATTTTGAGAAGTAAACACAGATGTTTATACAGTTACACATCAATCACAAGTTCATAATTGACGGTTCCCTCAAAACTCATAACTGACGGAGCACAACATCCATTGCCATTCACTTGCTTATACATCAACTTAAAAAAATATATGCAGTATAATTCTGCATCCCAAAGAGCGTAGGAATGTTGGCGTTTTATGTTCTTGTAAGTTCTTTCAATGTTTTCATCTGTAGTACTGCATGAACGTCTGgcgat
This region of Lolium perenne isolate Kyuss_39 chromosome 2, Kyuss_2.0, whole genome shotgun sequence genomic DNA includes:
- the LOC127336533 gene encoding polyubiquitin 11, producing MSGGPDAASLEVPSEDGGSGEWHRIFNRVEALLPRVEELAADRARLEETSRTQQELSAARENSLHARLLQAKASRWRWKTAYIELPLLANPKIIELKENDLEDSRKCEALVDVDDSGPEIPLKGAKRHLERSETNVSYEDIVRDLRAELTKLKQAYETLSTNKDKETSESAHKLQRNIEEMFDDAENKMWIFVKICDSKTVTLEVVDSDTIYSIKAKIQDKEGIPSCQQRLMFDDQLLVGSCTLKDHNIQNEATLTLHLVLQGMHIFVKPIVGKIMTFEVDRADIVYSIKAKIFDETGIPPVVQLLTFNRKVPKEDRTLAYYGIQSDSTLHLDFRTPLRDRIGISIRTLTGKIIVQRNGMRSETIGNMKVKNYVELGIPMDQQCLSTGGKPLEDGCTAEEAKNCCSCDLLLQLRLPSGQRDE